The Romeriopsis navalis LEGE 11480 genome segment ACCCGCACCAACGATGCTGCCTGCGCCAACGCGTACCCCGTCTAAGACGATCGCGCCAATTCCAATCAGACAACCGGATTCGATGTGAGCACTATGGACTACTGCGCGATGCCCGATCGTCACGTAATCGCCCAAAATGGTTGGTTTGCCCGGGTCGCCATGAATTACAGCCCCATCTTGGACGTTGGTGGCAGTACCCAGCTGAATCACTTCGACATCCCCCCGCACCACGGCGCTATACCAAACGCTGGCCCCCGCCGCAATTTTGACGTGCCCCATTACAGTTGCGGTGGGGGCAATAAATGCGGCCTGACGGCAATCGACCGGTGGCCAGAGCGGGGCAGGAGCGGAATCAGTCATGGGAGAAATCGTGCTTTGAATGGGATGGTTAGCGAGCTGTGGTCGGGCATCATGCGGTCGATCGAGGGTGATTGAATGCCTAAGACCGTAGCGGTCTAGATGATTGATTTTTACCGGACAGCGGGTGAAATGTATAGATGTTGTCCATTCACGATTCAGTTCACGTTCGTTAACTAAAGATTTGCTCAAACATTAATCATTCTTGAAAATAGCCCC includes the following:
- a CDS encoding gamma carbonic anhydrase family protein, translating into MTDSAPAPLWPPVDCRQAAFIAPTATVMGHVKIAAGASVWYSAVVRGDVEVIQLGTATNVQDGAVIHGDPGKPTILGDYVTIGHRAVVHSAHIESGCLIGIGAIVLDGVRVGAGSIVGAGAVVTKDVPPRSLVVGIPGKVIRQLESAEVDDLITHAKHYEQLALAHAGKGTSRGFC